TACTTTCAACTATGAGTATCCGATACAGAGTTTACCAGACAAAAAGGAAAAACACCTGAATTCCCGTTATAATTTGAATAAAAACGAGCACACAAAGAAACAACCCGACTACACCATGTGCTACACAAAACGACTGTCGTTTCTTCTTAACAACATCCATCCAATAACCAGAAACAAAGGTTGCAAGCAGCAAGGGAATAGATGCCATACCGACGCGGTAATGCTCTTCCGTGAGGCGATAATTATTCCACTCAGCATGGGTATAGTATATCCCGACACCAATCCCAATTGTCCACAGTAAAACCGCAATTTTGCCAAACAGCACATGCCGTTTCCATGGAAACAAAAAAGACATATCGTTGTGCACTTTCAGAAAGCGTTTCATCCCCCAATACAATGCGATATAGCCAAAAACAATACCGGTAATTTGAATCGCTGGATGAATATACAAGTGAAGCTTCGCTTCCTGAAACATACGGCAAGCTCCTGCATGATTAAAGTTGTACCAGCACAGCTCCCAGTAAAATACACATTGATGCAATATCAAAAAGACGAAGTGACGTAAGCCTTGTCAACGGTAACACACTTCCCAGCAGCAATATTCCCCCAAGAAAAGCACCAACAAGAGAAGAAACTCCTAATGTCCATGTGCACACTAAAGCGAATGACATAATGCTGCATATGTATGCAAAGTACCATACACGCATCAGTACTTTATGGTGCATCAATACAAAATAACTCACCACCAACGGGCTGAATCGAGATAAATATTCTTCTTTATGTGTGTAAATTTGAACCCACCCGTGCGCAATCTGCGCAAAATACCATATAGTACAATTCGTCAAAATCAACGGGTCAGTAATACTACCGCCAGCAGCAACCCACCCCATAAGAGGTGGCAATGCTCCGGCAACACAACCGACAAGTAAGGCGATAGAAGAGCGACGCTTTAATGCGGTATACATGCCATTATAAACAACCACTACTCCGGCACCTAAAGCTAAAGTCTGTACCGAACCTGTCATTGCATACAGGCTGGCAGCCAGTCCAATCCACACTCCTCCCATCAAAGCTGCCATTTTAGCACTAAGATACCCTTGAGGAAGCGGGCGCAGGACTGTACGCGAAAAATATCCGTCTGTCCGTTTTTCCTGCACCTGATTAAGTGCAGAGCAGCCCGCACAAAGGAAGAAACTTCCCAATCCAGCTGCAAACGCGCCGCACGTCACATCCGGCGTATGCAAAAAATAGCCGAGCATAGATACGACTGCCACAACAAAAGAAAGAGGAAAACGCCCAAGAACAACAACGTTCGCCACCATTCTCCGCGCATCAAGTTTAGATTCCAGCCGGTAAATATTCATGCACCAATCCCCCCCGAATTATTGGTTACCGAGCTTTAAGCTTTCCGCATCAAAATCAAATTTATGCAAACACTCCGCAAAAATTACACTGTTAGACAACCAATACGATGAACAACCATACTTGCCAGACAACGCAATTGTTGAATTCAAAATTG
The nucleotide sequence above comes from Halodesulfovibrio sp.. Encoded proteins:
- a CDS encoding UbiA family prenyltransferase → MNIYRLESKLDARRMVANVVVLGRFPLSFVVAVVSMLGYFLHTPDVTCGAFAAGLGSFFLCAGCSALNQVQEKRTDGYFSRTVLRPLPQGYLSAKMAALMGGVWIGLAASLYAMTGSVQTLALGAGVVVVYNGMYTALKRRSSIALLVGCVAGALPPLMGWVAAGGSITDPLILTNCTIWYFAQIAHGWVQIYTHKEEYLSRFSPLVVSYFVLMHHKVLMRVWYFAYICSIMSFALVCTWTLGVSSLVGAFLGGILLLGSVLPLTRLTSLRLFDIASMCILLGAVLVQL